The Pecten maximus chromosome 11, xPecMax1.1, whole genome shotgun sequence genome has a segment encoding these proteins:
- the LOC117338583 gene encoding putative uncharacterized protein FLJ46204: MNPHYNTSTAIHSHLNPHYNTATSIHSHLNPHYNTATAIHSHLNPHYYTATSIHSHLNPHYNTATSIHSHLNPHYYTATAIHSHLNPHYNTATSIHSHLNPHYNTATTIHSHLNPHYYTSTAIHLT, translated from the coding sequence ATGAATCCCCACTACAACACCTCCACCGCAATCCACTCTCACCTGAATCCCCACTACAACACTGCCACCTCAATCCACTCTCACCTGAATCCCCACTACAACACCGCCACCGCAATCCACTCTCACCTGAATCCCCACTACTACACTGCCACCTCAATCCACTCTCACCTGAATCCCCACTACAACACTGCCACCTCAATCCACTCTCACCTGAATCCCCACTACTACACTGCCACCGCAATCCACTCTCACCTGAATCCCCACTACAACACTGCCACCTCAATCCACTCTCACCTGAATCCCCACTACAACACCGCCACCACAATCCACTCTCACCTGAATCCCCACTACTACACCTCCACCGCAATCCACCTCACATGA
- the LOC117337172 gene encoding uncharacterized protein LOC117337172, translating into MSLAGDFVMTELISGFTSSSFATVTSSYPVLVALISDKDENFDNVMSDVTLTIVPPISNYGNSFVILTPTKSLPYEHHVVVISSLGFSDDIRLDGSSISQSWIPVTDTAKDVHHEFVSSIVIPEGVHVLTSVNDTHEFGGYLYGTTAGQSYGTALAAFSEQTWDVQDPCFNSKFVKIVDDKLPFPVELSKQTTPNFFRCYQLCSLSTTCGVVAVSHQSSTAVECRFYESETKCGPFQDAAGFKLYARQK; encoded by the exons atgtcactggCCGGAGACTTTGTAATGACAGAATTGATATCCGGATTTACGAGTTCATCTTTTGCCACTGTGACCTCGTCTTATCCTGTTCTTGTTGCCTTAATTAGTGATAAAGATGAAAATTTCGATAATGTAATGAGTGATGTAACTTTGACGATTGTTCCGCCAATAAGCAATTACGGTAACAGTTTTGTCATTCTTACGCCGACCAAGTCACTTCCGTATGAACATCACGTGGTGGTGATCTCCTCCCTGGGGTTTTCGGATGACATCCGATTGGACGGAAGCAGTATCAGTCAGTCCTGGATACCAGTGACGGACACAGCCAAGGATGTCCACCACGAGTTCGTGTCATCCATTGTGATTCCCGAAGGAGTACATGTTCTCACATCCGTCAACGACACTCATGAGTTTGGAGGGTATTTGTACGGAACTACGGCTGGGCAGTCTTACGGTACAGCTCTCGCTGCATTTTCG gaacaGACATGGGATGTACAAG ATCCATGTTTCAACTCTAAATTTGTGAAGATTGTCGATGACAAATTGCCATTTCCTGTTGAGCTGAGCAAGCAAACGACACCCAACTTCTTCCGCTGTTACCAGCTATGTTCTTTAAGCACCACGTGTGGAGTAGTTGCAGTTTCCCACCAATCGTCGACTGCCGTCGAATGTCGTTTTTATGAATCAGAAACCAAGTGCGGGCCTTTTCAGGACGCTGCCGGATTCAAACTTTACGCCAGACAAAAGTAA